One Lachancea thermotolerans CBS 6340 chromosome F complete sequence DNA window includes the following coding sequences:
- the HIS4 gene encoding trifunctional histidinol dehydrogenase/phosphoribosyl-AMP cyclohydrolase/phosphoribosyl-ATP diphosphatase (similar to uniprot|P00815 Saccharomyces cerevisiae YCL030C): MGFPILPFFTSSEELKTVAGSKPYLGLTGQALLDLTKVSVDDAIAFIENNSAYKFVCGLLGASNTLSDDDVVRLLNNGVSVLFLQDCSMAAPLVQLGVPKERLAVLEGATYTCNFGVVQKFSTSQIVEASALSTDKLADALFSSLKTDRDDKLYTTLVVDTHERCLGLVYSSKESIKQAFEQQVGVYYSRSRNEIWVKGLTSGNTQKLVNINIDCDGDALKFVVVQEGKKSDFCHLNTTSCYGEFQQGLVGLEGLLRQRLENAPEKSYTRRLFSDPELLTAKIKEEAEELTEAADKKEVAWEAADLFYFAMVKLVASGVSLDDVERNLHVKHLKITRRKGDAKEKFLQKKPSEESKAEAAAETVDDGSISLNVVSDQDKKGVSEALSRPIQKTADIMHLVNPIVERVRNEGDKALLEFTQKFDGVKLDSPVLEAPFPKEYFEGLTDEMKEALDLSMENVRKFHEAQLQKETLEVVTQPGVVCSRFPRPIEKVGLYIPGGTAVLPSTALMLGVPARVAECQEIVFASPPRKSDGKVSPEVVYVAQKVGASKIVLAGGAQAVAAMAYGTESIPKVDKILGPGNQFVTAAKMYVQNDTQALCSIDMPAGPSEVLVIADEKADADFVASDLLSQAEHGVDSQVILVGVALSEKKVAEIQDAVHRQALELPRVDIVRKCIAHSSIILCDSYETAFDMSNDYAPEHLILQIENAQDYVKLVFNAGSVFVGAYTPESCGDYSSGTNHTLPTYGYARQYSGVNTSTFQKFITSQVVNPQGLENIGRAVMSVAKVEGLDAHRNAVKIRMQKLGLLPESFQ; the protein is encoded by the coding sequence ATGGGGTTCCCTATTCTACCATTTTTCACTTCCAGTGAGGAACTGAAAACTGTTGCTGGCTCCAAACCGTACCTTGGTCTTACGGGCCAAGCATTATTGGACTTGACTAAGGTTTCGGTCGATGATGCAATTGCGTTTATTGAAAACAACTCTGCTTACAAGTTTGTGTGTGGTCTCCTCGGCGCAAGCAACACTTTATCTGATGATGATGTTGTCCGTCTCCTGAACAACGGGGTTTCCGTTTTGTTCTTGCAAGACTGCAGCATGGCTGCACCCTTGGTTCAGCTAGGCGTCCCCAAAGAAAGACTAGCGGTCCTCGAAGGTGCCACTTACACTTGCAATTTCGGagttgttcaaaaattcaGTACCAGCCAGATCGTCGAGGCATCCGCGCTCTCTACTGATAAGCTAGCTGATGCGTTATTctcaagcttgaagacTGATCGTGATGACAAACTGTACACAACTCTTGTTGTGGACACTCACGAACGTTGTTTAGGGCTGGTTTATTCATCCAAAGAATCTATTAAGCAGGCTTTCGAACAGCAAGTCGGCGTGTACTACTCTCGCTCCAGAAACGAGATTTGGGTCAAAGGCCTCACATCTGGTAACACGCAAAAGTTGGTTAACATCAACATAGACTGTGACGGAGATGCACTAAAGTTTGTTGTTGTTCAAGAGGGCAAGAAATCTGACTTCTGTCACCTGAACACTACCTCATGTTACGGTGAGTTCCAGCAGGGACTGGTTGGGCTTGAGGGCTTGTTGCGTCAAAGGCTGGAGAACGCTCCTGAAAAGTCTTACACGCGCAGACTGTTCAGTGATCCTGAGCTTCTTACTGCTAAGATaaaagaagaggctgaGGAGCTAACTGAGGCGGctgacaaaaaagaggTGGCCTGGGAAGCTGCTGATCTATTTTACTTTGCTATGGTGAAGTTGGTTGCTAGCGGCGTTTCTCTTGACGATGTCGAGAGGAACTTGCATGTCAAACACTTGAAAATTACAAGAAGAAAGGGTGACGCTAAGGAGAAATTCTTGCAGAAAAAACCATCTGAGGAATCTAAGGCCGAGGCTGCAGCTGAGACTGTTGACGACGGTTCTATCAGCTTAAATGTTGTTTCTGACCAGGACAAAAAAGGGGTTTCAGAAGCTTTGAGTAGGCCTATCCAGAAGACGGCGGACATCATGCACCTGGTTAATCCTATTGTGGAAAGAGTACGCAATGAAGGTGACAAGGCTCTGCTCGAATTTACTCAGAAGTTTGACGGTGTTAAACTTGACTCTCCTGTTCTAGAGGCGCCCTTCCCAAAAGAGTACTTTGAAGGATTAACCGATGAAATGAAAGAAGCTCTGGACTTGTCAATGGAAAATGTTCGCAAGTTCCACGAAGCTCAACTGCAAAAAGAAACTCTGGAAGTGGTCACTCAACCTGGTGTTGTGTGCTCACGTTTCCCTCGCCctattgaaaaagtcggCCTATACATTCCAGGAGGTACTGCCGTGCTTCCTAGTACCGCTCTGATGTTGGGTGTACCAGCTCGTGTTGCAGAATGTCAGGAAATTGTTTTCGCCTCCCCTCCACGCAAGTCTGATGGCAAGGTGTCCCCAGAGGTCGTCTATGTGGCTCAGAAGGTGGGTGCGTCCAAGATCGTCCTCGCTGGTGGCGCACAAGCTGTTGCCGCGATGGCCTACGGTACCGAATCGATTCCTAAGGTTGATAAAATTCTTGGTCCAGGCAACCAATTCGTCACAGCTGCTAAGATGTATGTGCAAAACGATACACAAGCGCTGTGTTCCATTGACATGCCTGCTGGACCTAGTGAGGTTCTAGTGATTGCAGATGAGAAGGCTGATGCTGATTTTGTGGCTTCCGATTTGCTGTCGCAGGCCGAGCACGGCGTGGACTCGCAAGTGATTTTGGTGGGTGTCGCCTTGAGCGAAAAGAAGGTCGCTGAAATCCAAGACGCAGTTCACCGCCAAGCCTTGGAGCTTCCTCGTGTTGACATTGTTCGCAAATGTATCGCACACAGTTCGATCATTCTCTGCGACTCTTACGAGACCGCTTTCGACATGTCTAATGACTACGCACCAGAGCACTTGATTTTGCAGATCGAGAATGCTCAAGATTATGTCAAGTTGGTGTTCAATGCTGGTAGTGTTTTCGTTGGCGCTTACACCCCCGAGTCCTGTGGTGACTACTCCAGTGGTACGAACCACACTCTGCCTACCTATGGGTACGCCAGACAGTACAGCGGTGTCAACACCTCCACTTTCCAGAAATTTATTACTTCTCAAGTTGTGAACCCACAAGGTCTGGAGAATATCGGCCGCGCTGTTATGAGCGTAGCTAAGGTTGAAGGCCTGGATGCTCACCGTAATGCGGTCAAAATTAGAATGCAGAAGCTAGGCTTGCTGCCAGAGAGCTTCCAGTAA
- the RNQ1 gene encoding prion domain-containing protein RNQ1 (some similarities with uniprot|Q8TFP8 Saccharomyces cerevisiae YCL028W RNQ1): MPNYACHVLHSLLSMWPKPASLTYFSSWHLFRERFEKLECTRLQLRFNTWSSDTDQAKQNYRMNVDQLINQAQQLFEQGRHQEAVESLTTATKQDPSPNQQSYIEETINKIGQHVVNNGDESGTRGIGGSLMSAFMGGQGNSGYGGSQSQLSKLALLSTILGSSNKNSGSFNLGSVASMFTGSGKQNTQNYGNNNYGNNNYGNPQNNYGYNNGGNQSGSGSGLSSLAGKLFGGKHSSQQNNTPPPPPPQQQQQSGSFGSLASMTSSFLGGGKQSNHGNQVPPPQQYGNPQQGSYGQMYNSGSQGQQQGQYGNYGEQGNYGPPGGHRPQGNHGPPGGFGSQGGNFGGRQGNSGSHENFGQGGGYGQTGRHEQQGRFENQDNFGSQGNYGQGGYGQQNNFSESGFEGRRGGQASEYYQGQQSGSGQGYQRPSDNQNQESSGQGFSFAGNFVPGNGRN, from the coding sequence ATGCCAAACTATGCTTGTCACGTGCTTCACTCGCTGCTGTCCATGTGGCCTAAACCGGCGTCCCTGACATATTTTTCCAGCTGGCATCTTTTCAGGGaaaggtttgaaaaattggAATGCACTCGTTTGCAATTAAGGTTCAACACCTGGAGTTCCGACACAGATCAAGCAAAGCAGAACTACAGGATGAACGTCGATCAACTTATCAATCAAgcgcagcagctcttcgagcaaGGCAGACATCAAGAGGCTGTCGAATCGCTAACTACCGCTACAAAGCAAGACCCTTCTCCAAACCAGCAATCGTACATTGAAGAGACGATCAATAAAATTGGCCAGCATGTGGTGAACAACGGTGACGAGAGCGGCACCCGTGGTATCGGTGGATCGCTGATGAGTGCTTTCATGGGTGGCCAGGGAAACAGCGGCTATGGCGGTTCCCAATCCCAATTGAGCAAGCTGGCCCTGCTCAGCACGATCTTGGGCTCTTCCAACAAGAATTCAGGCTCTTTCAACTTGGGCTCTGTTGCCTCGATGTTCACCGGCAGCGGCAAGCAAAACACTCAAAATTACGGTAACAACAACTACGGTAACAACAACTATGGCAACCCCCAGAACAACTACGGCTACAACAACGGGGGAAACCAGTCTGGTAGCGGCTCTGGGCTGTCTTCTTTGGCTGGCAAACTGTTTGGAGGAAAGCACAGCTCTCAGCAAAACAATACACCACCTCCCCCTCCtccacagcagcaacagcagtcAGGCTCTTTTGGGAGTCTCGCTTCCATGACTAGCTCGTTTTTAGGGGGTGGCAAGCAGTCCAACCACGGCAACCAAGTCCCACCACCTCAACAGTACGGCAACCCTCAACAGGGCAGTTACGGCCAAATGTACAACTCTGGCTCTCAGGGACAACAGCAGGGACAGTACGGTAATTACGGAGAGCAGGGCAACTATGGTCCACCAGGTGGGCACCGCCCTCAAGGTAACCACGGTCCACCAGGTGGCTTTGGCTCACAGGGCGGGAACTTCGGTGGCAGACAAGGCAACAGTGGTTCGCACGAAAACTTTGGTCAAGGCGGCGGCTATGGCCAAACTGGCCGTCACGAACAGCAAGGCCGTTTTGAGAATCAAGACAACTTTGGCTCTCAAGGAAACTACGGCCAGGGTGGGTACGGTCAACAGAACAACTTCAGTGAATCTGGTTTTGAGGGACGCAGAGGCGGTCAGGCAAGTGAGTACTACCAGGGCCAACAATCGGGCTCAGGTCAAGGGTACCAACGTCCTTCGGACAACCAGAACCAAGAGTCATCTGGCCAAGGTTTTAGTTTTGCTGGTAACTTCGTCCCTGGTAACGGCAGAAATTAA
- the FUS1 gene encoding Fus1p (weakly similar to uniprot|P11710 Saccharomyces cerevisiae YCL027W FUS1 Membrane protein localized to the shmoo tip required for cell fusion expression regulated by mating pheromone proposed to coordinate signaling fusion and polarization events required for fusion potential Cdc28p substrate), with translation MPASATSSTASQTLLLQPSVKGTVVESVYVEVYVLPGQTKPFSSSTASVRTLSILNRYQSATSDSSASRTSRTSQQTRSTQTLLQLMQSASSSTTLVQSASVSPASSEIVDKISAGQNASSATIALSIGLPLGIFCLAFFLIFALLWLRRRSAVRPPQDPFAKSPADVASNHQTPWKRFVDRCLAPKESTHSHSFHSNAGATIKYKISTVNPQATSPGALPSYSEHVQTPQKVALPFNRSSSSHRIEAFLYTKPPGLKSIQSTLETTSAASDNPFDNSHQLPNGGKWTYESPLSRWFLTKSLYLQDQVKQPLKSSNVKLKELNILSRVSKNKIQSPYPDETSPILSDTDRLSESKTSYASSQLDPLVYRSSSLKYTERKKPTGLTNIRAVSSAQRSPAGPHPQPSAAEVDIKPQFIRKTNSESSSFLDSSRVKNACTYKSSAPPNDRKKRRNNKKLRIHLDQIARKPLPLTPKPLLSGKKSGSLLKHAFMHKPLAGASDGLAQDEVYIVIRNYSPRLMDEITVQVGEHVKLLAKHTDGWCLVEKCDSSGNPLCEASSDQQEIGGEFYLNESRGIIPGVCLNKVTS, from the coding sequence ATGCCTGCAAGCGCCACGTCCTCAACCGCCAGCCAAACACTGCTGTTACAGCCGTCCGTCAAGGGCACGGTGGTAGAAAGTGTCTACGTCGAAGTATACGTGTTGCCAGGGCAAACTAAGCCTTTTTCGTCGTCCACGGCCTCCGTGCGCACCCTTTCTATTTTGAACCGCTATCAGAGCGCGACCTCCGATTCCAGCGCCTCCCGAACCTCCCGAACCTCCCAACAGACGCGCTCGACGCAAACGCTTCTGCAGCTTATGCAGTCAGCCTCTTCGTCCACCACGCTGGTGCAATCCGCTTCAGTGAGCCCCGCGAGCTCTGAGATCGTGGATAAGATATCTGCGGGCCAAAATGCTTCGTCTGCGACCATCGCGCTTTCTATCGGCCTGCCCTTGGGGATATTCTGCCTCGCTTTTTTTCTCATCTTCGCGCTGCTCTGGCTGAGGAGACGCAGCGCGGTACGGCCGCCGCAGGACCCGTTCGCGAAGTCCCCCGCCGATGTCGCTAGCAATCACCAAACGCCTTGGAAACGCTTTGTCGATCGCTGCCTGGCGCCTAAAGAGAGTACCCATTCTCACTCATTTCACAGCAACGCCGGCGCTACCATCAAGTATAAGATATCAACTGTTAACCCCCAGGCCACTAGCCCTGGCGCCTTGCCGTCATACAGCGAGCACGTGCAAACTCCCCAGAAGGTCGCGCTTCCCTTCAACCGTAGCTCCAGCTCACATCGAATCGAAGCCTTTTTGTACACCAAACCGCCAGGCCTAAAGTCTATCCAATCGACGCTAGAGACCACTTCCGCTGCGAGCGACAATCCGTTTGATAACAGTCATCAGTTGCCAAATGGTGGCAAGTGGACGTATGAGTCACCGCTCTCCCGATGGTTCCTCACCAAGTCGCTGTATCTTCAAGACCAAGTTAAGCAGCCTTTAAAGTCGTCAAATGTtaagctcaaagagctaAATATTTTATCGAGGGTCTCTAAGAACAAAATCCAGAGTCCATACCCGGATGAAACTTCGCCAATTCTCAGTGACACCGACCGGCTGTCTGAGAGTAAAACCTCCTATGCCAGTAGCCAATTGGATCCGCTGGTATACCGCAGCTCATCCCTGAAATACACCGAGAGAAAGAAGCCCACAGGTCTCACTAATATAAGGGCTGTCAGCTCTGCTCAAAGGTCGCCCGCCGGACCCCATCCGCAACCTTCGGCAGCTGAAGTAGACATAAAGCCTCAGTTCATTCGCAAGACCAACtcagaaagctcttctttcttggattCTTCCCGCGTCAAAAATGCATGCACTTACAAGAGCTCCGCTCCTCCGAATGATAGGAAAAAGAGAcgcaacaacaaaaagctgagaaTACACCTTGACCAAATTGCCCGAAAACCGCTACCGTTGACTCCTAAACCATTGCTGTCTGGCAAGAAGTCGGGATCGCTATTGAAACACGCTTTTATGCACAAGCCATTGGCGGGAGCTTCGGATGGACTGGCTCAGGATGAAGTCTACATTGTAATACGCAACTATTCGCCAAGATTGATGGACGAAATCACAGTTCAAGTCGGCGAGCACGTAAAGTTATTGGCCAAGCACACTGACGGTTGGTGCCTTGTGGAGAAATGTGACTCCTCAGGCAATCCTTTATGTGAGGCTAGCTCAGACCAACAAGAAATAGGCGGCGAGTTCTATCTCAATGAATCTCGCGGCATTATCCCAGGCGTGTGTTTGAACAAAGTTACAAGCTAA
- a CDS encoding KLTH0F01474p (no similarity) has product MDSPVICVSLSDTLNACEALSEFYRDYSGNFGFQARKGFYISNDSVALVLAVRGNSNGPKAVQKKHCERSCHSKKPAD; this is encoded by the coding sequence ATGGACAGTCCTGTCATTTGTGTATCTTTGAGTGACACTCTTAATGCTTgtgaagctctttcagaGTTCTATCGGGACTACAGCGGGAATTTTGGTTTCCAGGCCCGCAAGGGCTTTTATATCTCTAACGACTCAGTTGCCCTTGTACTTGCAGTGCGCGGCAATTCTAATGGCCCAAAAGCAGTGCAGAAAAAGCATTGTGAGAGATCCTGCCATTCGAAAAAGCCAGCAGACTAA
- a CDS encoding nitroreductase family protein (similar to uniprot|Q96VH4 Saccharomyces cerevisiae YCL026C-B Hypothetical ORF): MSPAAAPFLEALVARRTIYALKPELPSGVELKDVKDIVQTIIKHTPTSFNTQGNRAVILTGESHRKVWDHVYNSIPIENFKKRPLSARDEAFGTVVFMVNNQQTKEMQQNFPAWADLFPEFVAHSSGSAQISAWTALEKIGLGAHLQHFNELVASALPEDAIKEEWVVQGQLVFGLPDAPAGEKTFIENEVKVFE, from the coding sequence atgtcCCCCGCTGCTGCCCCTTTCTTGGAAGCCTTAGTCGCACGTCGTACCATCTACGCTCTAAAGCCAGAGCTGCCCTCTGGTGTTGAACTGAAGGACGTCAAAGATATAGTTCAGACTATCATTAAACACACCCCAACAAGTTTCAACACTCAAGGGAACCGCGCAGTTATCTTGACGGGAGAAAGCCACAGGAAAGTGTGGGACCACGTCTACAACTCAATTCCcattgaaaacttcaaaaagaggccACTTTCCGCTAGAGATGAAGCGTTCGGCACGGTCGTATTCATGGTGAACAACCAGCAGACAAAGGAGATGCAACAAAATTTCCCGGCGTGGGCCGATCTTTTTCCTGAGTTTGTTGCACACTCTTCGGGATCTGCCCAAATTTCGGCCTGGACTGCCCTGGAGAAAATTGGTCTCGGGGCTCACCTGCAGCACTTCAACGAGCTCGTGGCTTCCGCGTTACCTGAAGACGCTATAAAGGAAGAATGGGTTGTCCAAGGCCAGTTGGTGTTCGGATTACCTGACGCTCCCGCTGGAGAGAAGACcttcattgaaaatgagGTCAAGGTGTTTGAGTAG
- a CDS encoding KLTH0F01518p (some similarities with uniprot|P36110 Saccharomyces cerevisiae YKR013W) yields MKYSSIAGLCMAVAAVSAQTTTTDDFTATAIDLTLTKPGATGSSGVTSAPSSSATGSSAAPSGSSVAPSGSSSVPSGSSAAPSGSSAAPSGSSGVPSGSSAAPSGSSAAPSGSSAAPSGSSVAPSGSSSVPSGSSGVPSGSSAAPSGSSAAPSGSSAAPSGSSAAPSGSSSVPSGSSAAPSGSSAAPSGSSAAPSGSSSVPSGSSAAPSGSSAAPSGSSGVPSGSSAAPSGSSAAPSGSSAAPSGTSSVAPSSSAISSGSSSVPSGSIITSGSSSAPVSSSVPSSSFSLSSSAPNSVWYSNTSSTYPSTTGGLTSLPITSDSSSSPSSSESSTTDSSSSDAISTVASSSDVSSSLASSSAVSSVVVSSSDVSSSAPSSSVASSSAPSSSVASSSAPSSSVASSSDTSSILASSSAASSVAVSSSAASSSAPSSSAATSSSATSSSSLLAASASNAAMTTITGSSVTSSSVASSTTASATTTLDAATASAILSEHNAKRSLHSNTPDLTWDDSLSAWAYAYAESLSGTSYDPCSGNLVHSSTRNNQGENIGFGTVSDPNTLVDYWYDEIQYYDYDNVTGITHDGQEVGHFTQLVWASTTKVGCAVIQCDTMAKYGQNSQYLLCEYTPAGNIYNGTPGQDEFSFFKENVQRLK; encoded by the coding sequence ATGAAGTATTCGTCGATCGCAGGCCTCTGTATGGCCGTTGCTGCGGTATCCGCGCAGACCACCACAACAGACGATTTCACTGCTACCGCTATAGACCTGACGCTCACCAAGCCCGGCGCGACGGGTTCGTCCGGTGTGACATCTGCCCCAAGCTCATCGGCGACTGGTTCGTCGGCGGCTCCATCTGGCTCCTCTGTTGCACCATCCGGTTCTTCTAGCGTTCCATCTGGttcttctgcagctccaTCTGGTTCATCTGCCGCTCCATCTGGTTCTTCCGGTGTTCCATCTGGttcttctgcagctccaTCCGGATCTTCTGCTGCCCCATCTGGTTCGTCGGCGGCTCCATCTGGCTCCTCTGTTGCACCATCCGGTTCTTCTAGCGTTCCATCTGGTTCTTCCGGTGTTCCATCTGGTTCATCTGCCGCTCCATCCggctcttctgcagctccaTCcggctcttctgctgcccCATCTGGTTCGTCGGCGGCTCCATCCGGTTCTTCTAGCGTTCCATCTGGttcttctgcagctccaTCcggctcttctgctgcccCATCTGGTTCGTCGGCGGCTCCATCCGGTTCTTCTAGCGTTCCATCTGGttcttctgcagctccaTCTGGTTCTTCTGCCGCTCCATCTGGTTCTTCTGGTGTTCCATCTGGTTCTTCTGCTGCCCCATCTGGTTCATCTGCCGCTCCATCCggctcttctgcagctccaTCCGGCACTTCAAGCGTCGCcccaagttcttcagctaTTTCATCTGGTTCCTCAAGCGTCCCATCCGGAAGCATCATCACATCTGGTTCATCTAGCGCACCTGTTTCCAGCTCTGTCCCTTCGTCCTCTTTCTCATTGTCCTCTAGTGCTCCAAACTCGGTCTGGTACTCTAACACTTCCAGCACATACCCATCTACTACCGGCGGATTGACTAGCTTGCCAATCACATCTGACTCTAGTTCTTCGCCAAGTAGTTCTGAGTCGAGCACTACCGACTCTAGTTCTTCTGATGCTATTTCGACCGTGGCCAGCTCTTCAGACGTCAGCTCTTCTCTTGCCAGCTCAAGTGCTGTCAGCTCAGTTGTGGTCAGCTCCTCCGATGTCagctcttctgctccaagctccTCAGTTGCTAgttcttctgctccaagctcttcagttGCTAgttcttctgctccaagctccTCAGTCGCCAGCTCTTCGGATACCAGCTCCATTCTAGCCAGCTCAAGTGCTGCAAGCTCTGTTGCCGtcagctcttctgctgcaagctcttctgccccaagctcttctgctgccaCTTCATCTAGTGCCACCTCTTCGAGCTCGCTCCTagctgcttctgcttccaaCGCTGCCATGACCACGATTACTGGTTCTTCTGTCACTAGCAGCTCCGTTGCATCAAGCACCACTGCTAGCGCTACCACCACGCTAGACGCTGCTACCGCTAGCGCCATCCTAAGCGAGCACAACGCCAAGAGAAGCCTCCACTCCAACACACCTGACCTAACCTGGGATGACAGCTTATCCGCATGGGCCTATGCCTACGCTGAGTCTCTTTCGGGCACCAGCTACGACCCATGCTCTGGCAACCTAGTCCACTCCTCAACCAGAAACAATCAGGGTGAAAACATCGGCTTCGGTACTGTTTCAGACCCAAACACCTTGGTTGACTACTGGTATGATGAAATCCAATACTACGACTACGACAACGTTACTGGCATCACGCACGATGGCCAGGAAGTTGGTCACTTCACTCAGTTAGTTTGGGCATCCACCACTAAGGTTGGTTGTGCTGTTATTCAGTGTGACACCATGGCCAAATATGGCCAAAACTCCCAATACCTGCTTTGTGAATACACTCCAGCAGGCAATATCTACAACGGCACTCCTGGCCAGGACGAGTTCTCGTTCTTCAAGGAGAACGTTCAGAGATTGAAGTGA
- the BIK1 gene encoding Bik1p (similar to uniprot|P11709 Saccharomyces cerevisiae YCL029C BIK1 Microtubule-associated protein component of the interface between microtubules and kinetochore involved in sister chromatid separation essential in polyploid cells but not in haploid or diploid cells ortholog of mammalian CLIP-170), producing the protein MENYEKKIGSFIQIPNVGRGQLKYVGAVEGKPGIFVGVDLLANIGKNDGTFRGKRYFDTEYTQSGLFIQLQKVASLIDLATGSASRRETLGDAHGGSRRSASLTDPRSPTPIRANSRQSSAVFSDTMDIDHEDRRVLSAPGRDLELKIQQQNQELSQYKKVLSEQRIVLEEIQPAIDDYEEKLQQMEAQVSSLEAQLSKERETQRRQKQYFETEHEQLLSVVEELHTEIRENEKRMLNAAQPSQPSDLSELTAENEALRNELEDLKAQQAASAVTAKKWEKEREQLKLQIDSLSSEYQYVNKELRDAHEKLKVSQESQSDLSEIEQLKLQLEAANAKIQELEQGSPRPTTPALTTGSDPIERESESLPLYIPKKADRAAGRPKWCALCERDGHNSVDCPYENDQLF; encoded by the coding sequence ATGGAGAACTACGAGAAGAAGATTGGATCTTTCATCCAGATACCCAACGTTGGACGAGGCCAATTGAAGTATGTGGGAGCGGTCGAAGGCAAGCCAGGAATCTTTGTAGGAGTGGATCTGTTAGCTAATATCGGCAAGAATGACGGCACTTTCAGAGGCAAACGCTACTTCGACACCGAATATACGCAAAGTGGCCTTTTCATTCAGCTTCAGAAGGTTGCCAGCTTGATCGACTTAGCAACAGGCAGCGCTTCTCGAAGAGAAACACTTGGAGACGCACATGGTGGAAGCCGTCGGTCGGCGTCGCTGACAGACCCCAGGTCCCCCACGCCCATTCGGGCAAATTCGCGACAGAGCTCTGCGGTGTTTTCTGATACAATGGACATCGACCACGAAGACCGCCGCGTTTTGAGCGCGCCCGGTCGGGACCTGGAGCTGAAAATCCAGCAGCAGAATCAAGAGCTCAGCCAGTATAAAAAGGTTCTAAGCGAGCAGCGAATCGTGTTGGAAGAGATTCAGCCAGCCATTGATGACTacgaagaaaagctgcagCAGATGGAAGCCCAAGTTTCGAGCTTAGAGGCACAGTTGTCGAAAGAACGTGAGACCCAGCGTAGACAAAAGCAGTACTTTGAGACGGAACATGAACAGCTGCTGTCTGTTGTGGAAGAACTCCATACAGAGATTCGCGAGAATGAGAAGCGAATGCTCAATGCCGCACAGCCATCACAGCCGTCAGACTTGAGCGAACTGACGGCAGAAAACGAGGCACTACGGAATGAGCTTGAGGATTTGAAAGCCCAGCAAGCAGCAAGCGCTGTAACTGCCAAAAAGTGGGAAAAAGAGCGCGAGCAGCTGAAGCTGCAGATCGATTCATTAAGCTCGGAGTACCAATATGTGAACAAAGAATTACGTGATGCCCATGAAAAGCTTAAAGTGAGCCAGGAAAGTCAGTCCGACTTGTCAGAGATCGAGCAGCTTAAGCTGCAGCTTGAGGCTGCGAATGCTAAAATCCAGGAGCTAGAGCAAGGGTCTCCCAGGCCAACCACGCCTGCACTCACTACCGGTTCTGACCCTATAGAGCGTGAATCAGAGAGTCTGCCTCTTTACATACCCAAGAAAGCAGATCGAGCTGCAGGCAGGCCCAAATGGTGCGCATTGTGCGAGAGAGATGGTCATAATAGCGTTGACTGTCCATACGAGAATGATCAGCTCTTTTAA